A genomic segment from Leptospira ryugenii encodes:
- a CDS encoding proline--tRNA ligase — protein sequence MKASKYLIPTTKDDPQDAVVASHKLMLRAGLVRKSSSGLYSYLPLGLRILKKIENIVREEMDLSGALEFQLPILTPAEIWKESGRWDKMGKEMFRIKDRHDVENCLGPTHEESFCTLVKPMLKSYKDLPINVYQIHTKFRDEIRPRFGVIRSREFTMKDAYSFHLDEDSLDKTYQTMRKTYRRIFSRMGLETIPVQADSGNMGGSASEEFMVVSPIGEETLTICPSCNYSGNIEKTPTSFLYPKHIPSGKEEPVATPNQKTIDEVANFLGIEASQTIKAVALSYDGKYVLVFLPGDRELNENKLKNYLVANELRPMGNSELQKFGLVPGFIGPSIKPQSDLLVLVDTLLDWESAYVAGGNAVDVHIKNLQLKNHLDPNTTTSIDLTQARAGDQCPNCQAPLKAEKGIEVGHIFKLGQKYSKAFDINVLNDKGKANLTTMGCYGIGVNRCMATVIEQSNDEKGIFWPISIAPFEICLVSIAKAPEDQAKIEAVYTELKKKGYDIIWDDRDLGPGFKFKDSELIGYPIRITMGKGFLEKGEITVLDRKSMLEETIRFQDIGDLTSVLDKKISELKADLERRVAAV from the coding sequence ATGAAAGCCAGTAAGTATCTAATTCCAACAACCAAGGATGATCCGCAGGATGCAGTTGTTGCTTCACATAAACTAATGCTGCGTGCCGGTTTGGTGCGAAAATCCTCATCAGGTTTATATAGTTATTTGCCTTTGGGTTTACGCATTCTCAAAAAGATAGAGAATATAGTCAGGGAAGAAATGGATTTATCGGGTGCACTGGAATTCCAACTTCCTATTTTAACACCCGCTGAGATTTGGAAAGAATCTGGTCGTTGGGACAAAATGGGCAAAGAAATGTTTCGCATTAAAGATAGGCATGATGTAGAAAATTGCCTCGGACCAACACATGAAGAATCATTTTGTACCCTCGTCAAACCGATGTTAAAATCTTACAAAGACCTGCCAATCAATGTATACCAAATCCATACAAAATTTAGGGATGAGATCCGGCCTAGATTTGGTGTGATTCGTTCCAGAGAATTTACGATGAAAGACGCATATTCTTTTCATCTTGATGAAGATTCATTGGACAAAACGTACCAAACAATGCGAAAGACATACCGCAGAATTTTTTCCCGTATGGGTCTGGAGACAATCCCGGTACAAGCAGATTCTGGAAATATGGGTGGTTCTGCTTCTGAAGAATTTATGGTCGTCTCACCAATCGGTGAAGAAACACTTACGATTTGTCCCTCTTGCAATTATTCAGGCAATATTGAAAAAACGCCGACCTCCTTTCTTTACCCAAAACATATCCCTTCAGGAAAGGAAGAGCCAGTTGCGACTCCCAATCAGAAGACAATCGATGAAGTGGCCAATTTTTTAGGCATAGAAGCCTCTCAAACCATTAAGGCTGTGGCACTTTCCTATGATGGAAAGTATGTTTTGGTCTTTTTGCCTGGAGACCGTGAGCTGAATGAAAACAAATTGAAGAACTATCTAGTTGCAAATGAATTGCGACCTATGGGAAACTCCGAATTACAAAAGTTTGGTTTAGTTCCAGGATTTATTGGACCAAGCATTAAGCCCCAGAGTGATCTTTTGGTATTAGTTGATACTTTATTGGATTGGGAATCTGCTTACGTGGCAGGTGGAAATGCCGTAGATGTTCACATCAAAAATTTACAACTCAAAAACCATCTAGACCCAAACACAACCACTTCCATAGATCTTACACAAGCTAGAGCAGGGGACCAGTGCCCAAATTGCCAAGCACCCTTAAAAGCTGAAAAAGGGATAGAAGTGGGACACATATTTAAATTGGGACAAAAATACAGCAAGGCTTTCGATATCAATGTCCTCAATGATAAAGGAAAGGCTAATCTTACAACTATGGGCTGTTATGGTATAGGTGTGAATCGTTGTATGGCTACTGTGATTGAACAGTCCAATGATGAGAAGGGTATTTTTTGGCCGATCTCAATTGCTCCGTTTGAGATTTGTTTGGTGAGTATAGCAAAAGCCCCAGAAGACCAAGCAAAAATAGAAGCAGTATATACAGAACTCAAAAAGAAAGGATATGATATCATCTGGGACGATCGTGATTTAGGACCTGGCTTTAAATTTAAAGACTCTGAGTTAATTGGCTATCCCATACGAATCACGATGGGTAAGGGGTTTCTAGAAAAGGGAGAAATCACTGTTCTTGACCGAAAGTCTATGTTGGAAGAGACGATACGATTCCAAGACATTGGTGATTTAACCTCTGTTTTGGACAAAAAGATATCAGAATTAAAGGCGGATTTGGAAAGACGAGTTGCGGCTGTTTGA
- a CDS encoding site-2 protease family protein, translating to MIILVLGAVLMLAVSIFVHELGHLLCGKLVGVEARIFSLGYGKGIWKKRIGKTIYQITAIPLGGYVLFKGDEYGKKTKGRPGELLSTPPLKRMIPVLGGPFANLVMGFLIFLALEMAGDNPPSNRIFIDQSNQINSPAYQAGVRTGDRIVSVNGQSTENFEELFTRISLSKGEPIQIEYERGSEKKQVTIHPHMYSAGGRPTIGVEPFGERRVEATFTYSEQINHFLSQILDKEDQSSAYFQKQLEERKEEIPEEILKLREKKEREVSLRKRALKYLKDGDVILKVNQVDVQTVSELQTELGKYQNKTIPVFVERKKYPLFTPWSTELVTVDIPVLGANVFEFINIKHPEFPELNVPYFRLDSYDPEITSRLEQLRVDGKVFSNAESFTSYLQTEGGQRKEIWIGNMKYSSELKLKPIGLLGFRPSMKFVAETESKEKSLSEAFLSSVKKVGENIGTTLKGISMIFSGVLSPKDSLSGPVGIVQIAGSSLEYGWSTYFDFVARISLALMVMNLLPIPMADGGHIVLYAYEAIAGRPLPRKAVEAVFRMGFFFLVGLFLYVSFNDVMRFF from the coding sequence ATGATCATACTAGTATTAGGCGCAGTATTAATGTTAGCCGTATCCATATTTGTGCATGAACTTGGACATTTATTGTGTGGCAAATTGGTGGGTGTAGAGGCGAGAATTTTTTCTTTGGGTTATGGAAAGGGAATTTGGAAAAAAAGAATTGGAAAAACAATCTACCAAATAACAGCCATTCCTTTAGGAGGTTATGTACTCTTCAAGGGAGATGAATATGGGAAAAAAACAAAGGGCAGGCCGGGCGAATTGCTCTCGACTCCTCCTTTGAAGCGCATGATACCTGTATTAGGTGGTCCATTCGCCAATTTGGTGATGGGTTTTTTAATCTTTCTTGCTCTGGAAATGGCTGGAGACAATCCACCAAGCAACCGAATCTTCATCGACCAATCAAATCAAATCAACTCTCCGGCCTACCAAGCTGGTGTAAGGACGGGAGATCGAATTGTTTCTGTTAATGGACAATCAACAGAAAATTTTGAAGAATTATTCACACGCATCAGCTTGTCCAAAGGTGAACCCATTCAAATTGAATACGAACGTGGGTCAGAGAAAAAGCAAGTAACCATTCACCCACATATGTACAGCGCTGGAGGTCGACCAACAATTGGTGTCGAACCTTTTGGAGAAAGAAGGGTAGAGGCTACGTTTACCTATTCTGAGCAAATCAATCATTTTCTTTCCCAGATCTTAGATAAAGAGGACCAATCCTCTGCATATTTCCAAAAACAGCTAGAAGAGCGCAAAGAAGAGATTCCGGAAGAAATCCTGAAGCTCAGAGAAAAAAAAGAAAGAGAAGTAAGCCTTAGAAAACGAGCTCTTAAATACCTAAAAGATGGAGATGTTATCTTAAAAGTTAACCAAGTCGATGTTCAAACGGTTTCAGAGTTGCAGACAGAGCTTGGAAAGTACCAAAACAAGACCATCCCAGTTTTTGTAGAAAGAAAAAAGTACCCTCTCTTCACTCCGTGGTCAACCGAACTTGTCACTGTCGATATACCAGTATTAGGTGCCAACGTATTTGAATTCATAAACATAAAACACCCTGAATTTCCTGAACTCAATGTCCCTTATTTTCGCTTGGATAGTTATGATCCCGAAATTACTTCAAGGCTTGAACAACTGAGAGTGGACGGAAAGGTATTTTCGAATGCCGAAAGTTTCACATCTTATTTGCAAACTGAAGGGGGCCAAAGGAAAGAAATATGGATTGGAAACATGAAATATTCTTCCGAACTCAAATTGAAACCCATTGGTCTTTTAGGATTTAGACCCTCAATGAAGTTTGTTGCCGAAACAGAAAGCAAAGAAAAATCACTGAGCGAAGCTTTCCTCTCCTCTGTGAAGAAAGTAGGTGAGAATATCGGAACCACTCTGAAAGGCATCTCCATGATCTTCTCAGGAGTCCTTAGCCCGAAAGATTCTCTCTCTGGCCCCGTGGGTATAGTGCAGATTGCTGGGAGTAGTCTTGAATATGGTTGGAGCACCTATTTTGACTTTGTCGCAAGGATATCTCTTGCGCTAATGGTCATGAATCTCTTGCCAATCCCTATGGCTGATGGCGGACATATCGTACTCTATGCTTATGAAGCGATAGCTGGTCGACCTTTGCCTCGCAAAGCAGTTGAAGCCGTTTTTAGAATGGGATTCTTCTTTTTAGTCGGATTGTTTTTATATGTATCTTTTAATGATGTTATGCGATTTTTTTAA
- the dxr gene encoding 1-deoxy-D-xylulose-5-phosphate reductoisomerase — MEGICVLGISGSVGQSTVKVLRSFPNFFSLKAFSVHSNIKLAKDLIQEFSPLLVCITDEGARQILGDAFLSTKIVYGEEGLDEIVSLSEVRTVVTAIVGSIGARPTITAIKAKKKIAIANKETLVTFGPLINALVEEHGVSMVPVDSEHNALFQLLEKEERNNIRAITLTASGGSFRDLPLDEFKHVTVQQALKHPTWSMGPKITVDSAGLVNKGLEVIEAHFLFGFSYDQIEVVIHPESIAHGLIETKDGACFLYASHPDMIFPIAHSLFYPSKTPKLLLERKPFSWKELHFREPEAKRYPALALAYQAGRAGGTAPAIFNAANEVAVALFLEERIHFTEIPQVIDESLSKVENSFPNDLAGYLEKDREVRNFVLENFKKGVMR, encoded by the coding sequence ATGGAAGGAATTTGTGTTCTTGGGATCTCAGGATCGGTTGGCCAATCCACGGTAAAGGTACTTCGCTCTTTTCCCAATTTTTTTTCCCTCAAGGCCTTTAGTGTACATTCCAACATAAAGTTGGCGAAAGATTTAATCCAAGAGTTTTCTCCGCTCCTTGTCTGCATAACTGATGAAGGCGCAAGGCAAATCTTAGGTGATGCCTTTCTCTCTACAAAAATTGTCTATGGTGAAGAAGGTCTCGATGAGATTGTTTCCTTGTCCGAAGTACGAACAGTTGTGACTGCAATTGTAGGTTCTATTGGCGCAAGACCAACCATCACCGCCATAAAGGCAAAAAAAAAGATCGCCATTGCCAATAAAGAAACCTTAGTAACCTTTGGACCCTTAATCAATGCATTAGTAGAGGAACATGGTGTTTCTATGGTGCCAGTGGATTCCGAACACAATGCACTCTTTCAGCTGCTAGAAAAAGAAGAAAGAAACAATATAAGAGCGATTACCTTAACTGCTTCTGGTGGAAGTTTTCGCGATTTACCTTTAGACGAGTTCAAACATGTTACTGTGCAGCAGGCACTCAAACACCCAACTTGGTCTATGGGCCCAAAGATTACAGTTGATTCCGCTGGTCTTGTGAATAAGGGTTTGGAAGTCATAGAAGCCCATTTTCTCTTTGGCTTTTCTTATGACCAAATAGAAGTGGTCATCCACCCTGAGAGTATCGCTCATGGTCTCATCGAAACCAAAGACGGAGCTTGTTTTCTGTATGCAAGCCATCCTGATATGATCTTTCCCATAGCACATTCGCTCTTCTATCCCTCAAAAACTCCAAAACTCCTGCTTGAAAGAAAGCCTTTCTCTTGGAAAGAACTGCACTTTCGAGAGCCAGAGGCCAAACGATACCCAGCCTTAGCATTGGCCTACCAAGCAGGCAGAGCGGGCGGAACAGCACCGGCTATCTTTAATGCAGCGAATGAGGTAGCTGTCGCATTGTTTTTGGAAGAACGCATTCATTTTACAGAGATACCACAAGTCATTGATGAAAGTTTGTCTAAAGTAGAGAACAGCTTTCCTAATGACTTAGCAGGTTATTTGGAAAAAGACAGAGAAGTTAGAAACTTTGTCCTTGAGAATTTTAAAAAAGGAGTCATGCGATGA
- a CDS encoding phosphatidate cytidylyltransferase, with protein MSETTLRILSAIALVTFYVFMIFHSGFYFLEFYFFGLVAIILGLREFYSFCKREESKPFALTGTLFAIAIFTVYYFQFLGIQFQITPPSWALKLSTVLREGFHPVPFLIIVLSISLWVLQIFKRPLDGALFSVSSTVAGVVYLALPLGHFLLLLAFPFGAYYIFLVSTITFISDSGAYFGGRWFGKHPAGLKISPKKTWEGYIMGNVSSVLSVLILNALWEHFSGMKVPVGLLESILLGFTFSILSVMGDLAESAMKRDAKMKDSSAIIPGHGGLLDLADALLFTVPAMYYYFLFKGMLGFPV; from the coding sequence ATGAGTGAAACAACGTTAAGAATCCTTTCGGCAATAGCCCTTGTTACTTTTTACGTCTTTATGATCTTTCATTCTGGATTTTATTTTCTAGAATTTTATTTCTTTGGATTGGTGGCTATCATCTTGGGTTTGCGGGAGTTTTATTCCTTTTGTAAGCGCGAGGAGTCAAAACCCTTTGCACTGACGGGAACATTGTTTGCAATCGCCATTTTTACAGTTTACTACTTCCAATTCCTCGGCATTCAATTCCAGATCACTCCACCATCATGGGCACTTAAACTTTCCACTGTTTTAAGAGAAGGATTCCATCCAGTTCCTTTTCTGATCATTGTCCTCTCCATTAGCCTTTGGGTTTTGCAAATTTTTAAACGGCCATTAGATGGTGCCTTATTTTCGGTGAGCTCAACTGTAGCAGGAGTTGTCTATCTGGCACTTCCCCTTGGTCACTTTTTGTTACTGCTCGCCTTTCCTTTTGGTGCTTATTATATCTTTTTAGTTTCTACCATTACATTTATTAGCGATTCAGGCGCTTACTTTGGGGGCCGATGGTTCGGAAAACACCCAGCGGGACTCAAAATATCGCCGAAAAAAACCTGGGAAGGATACATCATGGGTAATGTTTCTTCCGTACTATCTGTACTCATATTGAATGCATTGTGGGAACATTTTTCTGGAATGAAAGTCCCTGTTGGATTGTTGGAATCCATCCTTTTGGGCTTCACTTTTTCTATACTTTCTGTAATGGGAGATTTGGCGGAATCAGCAATGAAGCGTGATGCCAAGATGAAGGATTCTTCCGCTATCATTCCAGGCCATGGTGGCCTTTTGGATCTTGCCGATGCACTCCTCTTTACGGTGCCAGCCATGTATTACTATTTTCTCTTCAAAGGAATGTTAGGATTTCCTGTTTAA
- a CDS encoding isoprenyl transferase: MKFKTIPAHIAVIMDGNGRWAEAKGKKRSEGHREGAKAIDRLLDVALHFEIKNVSLYAFSTENWKRPLSEIQAIFNLLIEFIDTRLDDIHEKGIRIHHSGNRSKLSNKVLQKIDRAMELTKKNKRLVANFCLNYGGQEEILQSFSKLMSDRKEKKIPLDKAVSPKEFQKYLYTHPLPPVDLLIRTAGEQRVSNFLLWQIAYAEFFFTNTLWPDYGERDLEEALHFFESRKRKFGGLS, translated from the coding sequence ATGAAATTCAAAACGATTCCTGCCCATATCGCCGTGATCATGGATGGCAATGGTAGGTGGGCGGAAGCAAAAGGCAAAAAACGATCAGAAGGCCATAGGGAAGGCGCAAAGGCTATCGATCGTCTGTTAGATGTAGCCCTTCACTTTGAAATCAAAAACGTATCCTTATATGCCTTTTCCACGGAAAATTGGAAACGGCCACTCTCGGAAATCCAAGCCATATTCAATCTACTCATTGAATTTATTGATACTCGTTTGGATGATATCCATGAAAAAGGCATCCGCATTCACCATTCTGGCAATCGATCCAAACTCTCGAACAAAGTGTTACAAAAGATTGACAGAGCAATGGAGCTGACAAAAAAAAATAAGCGATTAGTTGCGAATTTTTGTCTCAACTATGGTGGTCAGGAAGAAATATTACAAAGTTTTTCCAAACTGATGTCTGATCGAAAGGAGAAAAAAATCCCACTCGACAAAGCTGTCAGTCCAAAAGAATTCCAAAAATATTTGTATACACACCCCCTTCCCCCTGTAGACTTATTGATCAGAACGGCAGGTGAACAAAGAGTTTCCAATTTTTTGTTATGGCAAATTGCCTATGCTGAGTTCTTTTTTACAAATACCCTTTGGCCAGATTATGGAGAAAGAGATTTGGAAGAAGCGCTTCATTTTTTTGAATCGCGTAAACGAAAATTTGGTGGTCTTTCATGA
- the frr gene encoding ribosome recycling factor — protein MVDEIIKTMQGKMDKTVDALKKDFSTIRTGKANPMMVEDVRVDYYGTLTPLNQLGKIAVPEPRMILITPFEKGMLKDIEKAIFAAGLGLTPNNDGSSIRINIPELTGERRKELAKVVKSKAEDKKVAIRNIRRDANDDLKKHQAELSQDEMKGHQDKIQKITDSYIAKISDLEKEKEKEITTV, from the coding sequence ATGGTAGATGAAATTATCAAAACTATGCAGGGCAAAATGGATAAAACCGTCGATGCCCTCAAAAAAGACTTTTCCACAATTCGTACAGGAAAGGCAAATCCAATGATGGTTGAAGATGTGCGCGTTGATTATTATGGAACTTTGACTCCTTTGAACCAATTAGGAAAAATCGCCGTTCCAGAACCAAGAATGATCTTAATCACTCCTTTTGAAAAGGGAATGTTAAAAGACATAGAAAAAGCTATTTTTGCTGCTGGTCTTGGTCTTACACCAAATAACGATGGTTCCAGTATCCGTATCAACATTCCAGAACTAACGGGTGAAAGACGGAAAGAGCTGGCAAAAGTTGTTAAGTCAAAAGCGGAAGATAAGAAGGTTGCCATTCGGAATATTAGAAGAGATGCGAACGACGATTTAAAAAAACACCAGGCAGAACTTTCTCAGGATGAGATGAAGGGCCACCAAGACAAAATCCAAAAGATCACTGATTCCTATATTGCAAAGATTAGTGATTTAGAAAAAGAAAAGGAAAAAGAGATCACAACTGTTTGA
- the pyrH gene encoding UMP kinase: MGSNPKYSRILIKLSGEALAGEGELGIDPNKTFSLAGQIKSVYDMGVQVAVVVGGGNMIRGETLAKSGMDRSTADYMGMLGTIMNALALQDACEKQGMYTRVLSAIEMKAVAEPYIRRRAVRHLEKKRVIIFAGGTGNPYFTTDTTASLRAVEVGCEVILKATKVDGVYTADPKKDPNAVRYKQVSFMESIKRRLKVMDSTALSLCMDNNMPIIVFDIFKAGNLKSLVGGETIGTLISNSEDVIEDGR, from the coding sequence GTGGGCAGTAATCCCAAATACTCTCGGATTCTGATCAAACTCTCTGGCGAAGCCCTCGCTGGAGAGGGTGAATTGGGCATTGACCCAAACAAAACTTTTTCTTTAGCCGGGCAAATCAAATCCGTTTATGACATGGGTGTGCAAGTAGCCGTTGTTGTAGGCGGAGGGAATATGATCCGCGGCGAAACTCTCGCAAAATCTGGTATGGATCGCTCAACTGCAGACTATATGGGAATGCTAGGCACCATCATGAATGCCCTCGCCTTACAAGATGCTTGCGAAAAACAAGGGATGTACACTCGAGTCCTATCCGCAATCGAAATGAAGGCAGTAGCAGAACCATATATCCGAAGAAGGGCTGTCCGCCACCTCGAGAAAAAGAGAGTGATCATCTTTGCTGGTGGCACTGGCAATCCTTACTTTACTACGGATACTACAGCTTCTTTACGTGCTGTCGAAGTTGGCTGCGAGGTGATTTTGAAAGCAACCAAAGTGGACGGAGTGTACACAGCAGATCCCAAAAAAGATCCGAATGCCGTTCGTTACAAACAAGTTTCCTTTATGGAATCCATCAAACGTAGACTAAAGGTTATGGATTCAACGGCTCTTAGCCTTTGTATGGACAACAATATGCCGATCATCGTGTTCGATATTTTTAAAGCGGGCAACTTAAAATCCTTGGTCGGCGGTGAAACAATAGGTACTTTGATTTCTAACTCTGAGGATGTGATCGAAGATGGTAGATGA
- the tsf gene encoding translation elongation factor Ts, producing the protein MAISSDLIKDLRERTGAGMMDCKKALEENNGDIEKSVTYLREKGLAKAAKRAGRETGEGKVISYVHGNGKTGVILELNCETDFVANNSDFEALGKEIALQITAMSPLYVSETEIPASEIENESKVQKALLEQEGKKPEQIEKILPGKLKKYYEDICLLNQKSIRDNSKTVNDLLQEAIAKFGENITIRRFARFQVGGQ; encoded by the coding sequence ATGGCGATTAGTTCAGATTTAATCAAAGACCTCCGCGAAAGAACTGGCGCGGGGATGATGGATTGCAAAAAAGCTCTCGAAGAAAACAATGGTGACATAGAAAAGTCTGTTACTTACCTGCGTGAGAAAGGCCTTGCCAAAGCTGCAAAGCGTGCCGGCCGTGAAACAGGGGAAGGAAAGGTAATATCATACGTCCATGGAAATGGCAAAACAGGTGTTATCTTAGAGCTTAATTGTGAAACAGATTTCGTTGCCAATAACTCTGACTTTGAAGCTCTTGGAAAAGAGATCGCTTTGCAGATCACTGCAATGAGTCCGCTTTACGTGAGTGAAACGGAGATCCCGGCATCGGAAATTGAAAACGAATCCAAAGTCCAAAAAGCACTCCTAGAACAAGAAGGAAAAAAACCAGAACAGATCGAAAAGATCCTTCCTGGAAAGCTCAAAAAATATTACGAAGACATCTGTTTGTTAAACCAAAAATCGATCCGCGACAATAGCAAAACGGTGAATGACCTTCTCCAAGAAGCGATTGCGAAATTTGGAGAAAACATCACCATCCGCAGATTCGCGAGGTTCCAAGTAGGTGGGCAGTAA
- the rpsB gene encoding 30S ribosomal protein S2 — protein MSVISMKSLLEAGVHFGHQTRRWNPKMSPYVYTARNGIHIIDLQKTVQKTKEAYDALRKLTGQGKKVLFVGTKKQARGAIERAAQACNMYYVSNRWLGGLLTNWNTVKKSIARLKRLEQMEENNSFEQEARTKKEALSLKRELEKLRQTLGGIKDMAVVPEILFVIDPKKEEIAVKEAKKLGLKVFAVIDTNCDPEPIDYPIPGNDDAIRAISLFLDTMANAVLEGTGGEVIQTNFSEDMDAEQLALEYQGEYDESGKFIMDEELPPVSKDIPVDPEAVKAVVSEAKDKGEGAE, from the coding sequence ATGTCTGTTATATCTATGAAGAGCCTCCTCGAAGCAGGAGTTCACTTCGGCCACCAAACACGTCGTTGGAATCCAAAGATGTCTCCGTATGTTTATACGGCAAGAAACGGGATCCACATCATTGACCTTCAAAAAACGGTCCAAAAAACAAAAGAAGCTTATGATGCTCTTCGCAAATTAACAGGGCAAGGCAAAAAGGTTTTATTTGTTGGAACCAAAAAACAAGCCCGTGGCGCCATCGAAAGAGCAGCACAAGCTTGCAATATGTACTATGTGTCTAACCGTTGGTTAGGTGGTCTTCTCACCAACTGGAATACAGTTAAAAAATCCATCGCTCGTTTGAAGCGACTTGAGCAAATGGAGGAAAATAATTCCTTCGAACAAGAAGCCCGCACAAAAAAAGAAGCACTCTCTCTTAAAAGAGAATTGGAAAAACTCAGACAAACTCTGGGTGGCATAAAGGATATGGCTGTTGTTCCTGAAATTCTCTTTGTCATCGATCCTAAAAAAGAAGAGATTGCTGTCAAAGAAGCAAAGAAACTTGGCCTTAAAGTCTTCGCAGTGATCGATACAAACTGTGACCCAGAGCCGATTGATTACCCAATTCCTGGCAACGACGATGCCATCCGTGCCATTTCCCTTTTCCTTGATACCATGGCAAATGCTGTCCTTGAAGGAACAGGTGGGGAAGTCATCCAAACCAATTTCAGTGAAGATATGGACGCAGAACAGCTTGCATTGGAATACCAAGGTGAGTACGATGAGTCCGGAAAGTTCATCATGGACGAAGAATTGCCTCCAGTATCTAAAGACATTCCAGTTGATCCGGAAGCTGTAAAAGCTGTTGTTTCCGAAGCAAAAGACAAAGGGGAAGGTGCCGAATAA
- a CDS encoding crotonase/enoyl-CoA hydratase family protein: MEFIQLEYKDKIMKIGLDRPDTNNAFHIQMLHELTEAFTLFEEHSEARVAILHSTSKHFTVGLEIEEVTQHLISEGKVQYPENSVDPHGLIGRRRSKPLIVAISGFCFTIGLELALAADIRIGTRSSRFTQAEVQRGFCAMGGATFRMVQEFGWGNAMRYLLTGDVFNGEEAYRLGLLQELVEPQMLLTRAEELAKKIEENAPSAILETIRSAHSTRHYEESEYKRVTEKAIQMMRSPEGREGILSFQEKRKANFG, translated from the coding sequence ATGGAATTCATTCAGTTAGAATACAAAGATAAAATCATGAAAATAGGATTGGATCGGCCTGATACCAACAATGCGTTTCATATCCAGATGTTACACGAATTGACTGAAGCATTCACTTTATTTGAAGAGCATAGCGAAGCTCGCGTTGCTATCCTCCATTCAACTAGCAAACATTTCACTGTTGGTTTGGAAATCGAAGAAGTGACCCAACATTTGATTTCTGAGGGGAAGGTGCAGTATCCAGAAAACTCAGTGGACCCACATGGATTGATCGGTAGAAGGCGTAGCAAACCTCTAATCGTTGCAATCAGTGGATTTTGTTTTACCATCGGATTGGAGCTTGCATTAGCGGCTGATATACGGATTGGTACGCGAAGTTCTCGGTTTACCCAGGCTGAAGTACAAAGAGGGTTTTGTGCCATGGGTGGCGCCACATTCCGAATGGTTCAGGAATTTGGCTGGGGCAATGCGATGAGGTATCTTTTGACGGGAGATGTTTTCAATGGAGAGGAGGCCTACCGCTTGGGTCTTTTGCAGGAGCTTGTGGAGCCCCAAATGCTACTGACTCGAGCAGAAGAATTAGCAAAAAAAATTGAAGAAAACGCTCCTTCTGCCATTCTCGAAACGATCCGTAGCGCCCATTCCACTCGCCATTATGAAGAATCGGAATACAAACGTGTCACAGAGAAGGCGATCCAAATGATGAGATCACCGGAAGGCCGGGAGGGCATTCTCTCCTTCCAGGAAAAGAGAAAAGCAAATTTCGGATAG
- a CDS encoding RNHCP domain-containing protein yields the protein MSRKDDGTNFHKFSKQRRTFDDEEEIHPRTSVKRSHRYRSDTREFRCVECKKMVSPPGFGTEQRNHCPNCLTSLHLDNTPGDRRAVCGSKMEAISIWVRKGEWVILHRCKGCSVIHANRIAPDDNESLLLSLAAQAMAKPSFRLYEEDNDPVGEPPD from the coding sequence ATGTCACGAAAAGATGATGGCACGAATTTTCACAAATTCTCCAAACAAAGACGAACTTTCGACGATGAAGAAGAGATTCATCCAAGAACATCTGTAAAGAGATCCCATAGGTATCGATCGGATACTCGAGAGTTTCGTTGTGTTGAATGTAAAAAAATGGTCTCTCCACCAGGCTTTGGAACCGAGCAGAGAAACCATTGCCCAAACTGTCTGACAAGTTTGCATTTGGATAATACACCTGGCGACCGAAGAGCGGTTTGTGGTAGTAAAATGGAAGCGATTTCAATCTGGGTGCGGAAAGGTGAGTGGGTGATATTGCACAGATGCAAAGGCTGTTCTGTGATCCATGCCAATCGCATTGCCCCAGACGATAATGAATCTTTGCTTCTGTCATTAGCAGCTCAGGCCATGGCGAAACCAAGCTTTCGTTTGTATGAAGAAGACAATGATCCGGTGGGAGAGCCACCGGATTGA